The Heyndrickxia vini genome contains a region encoding:
- a CDS encoding ABC transporter permease yields MKKIITICLFELKRTFKKPSAYVLMLAMPLLFTLLFGSILGSDSEQKVKVSIVDEDHTELSKLLVDQLQQDKLIIYSIVSSKTADEQLKNQKVHAIYYLQKGFEEKMLSHRDPLILFKHQPNSTSAPLIKQMMKQNVSTLQLQLTAAQNWSKYSDDKWDVMLKRLLNLSQSKENKNQQLTSFSTKNHSTNHVLSGLSYSSAGFSIMFVMIMMLSVTGIIIEARKTGVWSRLFTTPSSRVQVMLGYFLSFFLIGWIQFILLMVSSSIFFGVKWGNPLGVFILITSLLLCVVGLGLAIASLVKTSEQQNAIGTLIIVSTCMLGGVYWPISIVPEFMQKMANFVPQSWAMKGFTELIAGGGSVSDIMTPVIVLIGFSLLFLSIGLSRVRYQ; encoded by the coding sequence ATGAAAAAAATCATTACAATCTGTTTATTTGAACTGAAAAGAACTTTTAAAAAACCTTCTGCATATGTATTAATGTTAGCCATGCCATTACTTTTCACTTTGCTTTTTGGAAGTATTTTAGGTAGTGACTCTGAACAAAAAGTAAAAGTTTCAATTGTCGATGAGGATCATACAGAGTTGTCTAAATTACTAGTGGATCAATTACAACAAGATAAACTCATTATTTATTCAATAGTTTCATCAAAGACAGCTGATGAGCAACTGAAAAATCAAAAAGTTCATGCAATTTATTATTTACAAAAAGGCTTTGAAGAGAAGATGTTGAGTCATAGAGATCCACTCATTCTGTTTAAACATCAACCAAATTCTACAAGTGCACCATTAATTAAGCAAATGATGAAGCAAAATGTTTCAACGTTGCAATTACAGTTAACCGCTGCTCAAAACTGGAGTAAATATAGCGATGATAAGTGGGATGTTATGTTAAAGAGGTTGCTTAACCTATCCCAATCTAAAGAAAATAAAAATCAACAATTGACGTCTTTTTCTACAAAGAATCATAGTACTAACCACGTATTAAGTGGGTTATCCTATAGTTCTGCTGGGTTTTCCATTATGTTTGTTATGATTATGATGCTGTCTGTAACAGGAATAATCATAGAAGCAAGAAAAACAGGTGTTTGGTCTCGCCTTTTTACAACCCCATCTAGTAGGGTACAAGTGATGTTGGGTTATTTTCTCTCGTTTTTCTTAATTGGATGGATCCAATTTATCTTATTAATGGTTTCTTCCTCCATATTTTTTGGTGTAAAATGGGGAAATCCTTTAGGTGTTTTCATATTAATCACTTCATTACTGCTTTGTGTAGTTGGACTAGGCTTAGCCATTGCTAGTTTAGTTAAAACATCTGAGCAACAAAATGCTATCGGAACATTGATTATTGTATCAACCTGTATGTTAGGTGGTGTCTATTGGCCAATTAGTATTGTTCCAGAATTCATGCAGAAAATGGCAAACTTTGTTCCACAATCGTGGGCTATGAAGGGATTTACGGAATTAATTGCAGGAGGTGGATCGGTTAGTGATATTATGACTCCCGTGATTGTGTTAATAGGATTCTCTTTATTATTTTTATCCATTGGTTTATCTAGAGTACGTTATCAATAA
- a CDS encoding ABC transporter permease — protein sequence MKSLIIAGKDFKVRIKDRKAIMMMFLMPIILTAILGSALKGVMGDSNSVMKTTVGVYVNEEDPLTIQFIHSVLLDKQMKKTLTVKQAKSEHQLKNWINKEGVDVGIIIPNQWKEKLINDKNTPVVILPVNGKDLEATFIQQLTESFASTTKTIATSTKTVLKDLAVASVADGKNINTNTINKELVQNMEKDLESNLELVKDTPIGDKKITSMQYYAAAMAAMFLLFNAMVGGKSFHNEKSTETLSRILTTPTQKNSILLGKFYGTLLFAFLQFLVFMGATHYLLKVSWGENSLQTFMIAFVHSFAVSGLSMIVASFTKDEKMADTLGGIGVQIFSLLGGSMLPISVFPEMLRKISMITPNSWALTSFTEVMSGTTWGALLLPVLILMLIGFVSLILGSWRLRTIY from the coding sequence ATGAAAAGTTTAATCATAGCGGGAAAAGATTTTAAAGTACGTATTAAAGATCGAAAAGCTATTATGATGATGTTCCTTATGCCTATAATCTTAACTGCCATATTGGGATCGGCACTGAAAGGAGTAATGGGTGATTCAAATAGTGTAATGAAAACTACTGTCGGAGTTTACGTTAATGAAGAAGATCCACTAACCATCCAATTTATCCATTCTGTTTTATTAGATAAACAAATGAAAAAAACGCTAACTGTTAAACAAGCAAAGTCCGAACATCAATTGAAAAATTGGATTAATAAAGAAGGCGTGGATGTTGGAATTATTATTCCAAATCAATGGAAAGAAAAGCTTATAAATGATAAAAACACTCCAGTTGTCATACTTCCCGTAAATGGAAAGGACTTAGAAGCAACGTTTATCCAACAACTGACTGAGTCATTTGCCAGCACAACCAAAACAATTGCTACTTCAACAAAAACAGTTTTGAAAGACTTAGCAGTAGCTTCTGTGGCTGATGGGAAAAATATCAATACGAATACGATTAACAAAGAACTTGTTCAAAACATGGAAAAAGATTTGGAAAGTAATTTGGAATTAGTAAAAGATACACCAATTGGCGATAAAAAGATCACTTCGATGCAATATTATGCAGCAGCAATGGCTGCAATGTTTCTCTTGTTCAATGCCATGGTTGGCGGAAAATCTTTTCACAACGAAAAAAGTACAGAAACCTTATCAAGAATTTTAACTACACCGACACAAAAAAATTCTATACTATTAGGTAAATTTTATGGAACACTTCTATTTGCCTTTTTACAATTCCTTGTATTCATGGGGGCTACACACTATTTATTAAAAGTATCTTGGGGAGAAAATAGTTTACAAACATTCATGATAGCTTTCGTCCATAGCTTTGCTGTTTCCGGATTATCAATGATTGTTGCATCATTTACAAAGGACGAGAAGATGGCGGATACACTTGGGGGAATAGGAGTGCAAATTTTTTCTTTACTCGGAGGTTCCATGCTGCCCATTTCGGTATTTCCTGAAATGTTGCGAAAAATTTCTATGATTACACCTAATTCATGGGCATTAACAAGTTTTACAGAGGTTATGTCCGGTACAACGTGGGGCGCATTACTATTGCCGGTATTAATATTAATGCTGATTGGTTTTGTTTCTTTAATACTGGGTTCTTGGCGTTTGCGAACAATTTATTAG
- a CDS encoding ABC transporter ATP-binding protein, with translation MLTVSNVKKSFGNKEVVKGVSLQVEKGESFGLLGPNGAGKSTTISMICGLVPFNEGDITVDGISVKKNPLDIKKKIGVVPQDIALYPTMSAIDNLIFWGKMYGLHGKEVKNRANEVLKIVGLSDRAKDKIETFSGGMKRRINIGAALMHKPQLLIMDEPTVGIDPQSRNHILETVKKLNEEGMTIIYTSHYMEEVEFLCKRIAIIDHGQLIASGSKIDLCNRLAGGTVLHVQVDQVNPVFINQLKSIDGVENITINTDTSIDIFIQNNENLLSDIVLHSIHSNVKISQLQFQEANLESLFLKLTGRTLRD, from the coding sequence ATGTTAACGGTATCAAACGTAAAAAAAAGCTTTGGAAATAAGGAAGTAGTAAAAGGTGTTAGCCTTCAAGTAGAAAAGGGAGAATCATTCGGTTTGCTTGGTCCAAATGGTGCAGGGAAATCAACAACTATATCGATGATTTGCGGTCTCGTACCTTTTAATGAAGGAGACATCACCGTCGATGGTATCTCGGTGAAAAAGAATCCCTTGGATATTAAAAAGAAAATTGGGGTTGTACCACAAGATATTGCACTTTACCCTACGATGTCAGCAATTGATAACCTAATTTTCTGGGGAAAAATGTATGGGTTACATGGAAAAGAAGTGAAAAATCGAGCAAATGAGGTACTTAAAATTGTAGGGCTGTCAGATCGGGCAAAAGATAAAATCGAAACATTTTCCGGAGGCATGAAAAGAAGAATTAATATTGGTGCTGCATTAATGCATAAACCTCAATTACTTATAATGGATGAACCAACTGTTGGGATTGATCCTCAATCTAGAAATCATATTCTAGAAACCGTAAAAAAATTAAATGAAGAGGGCATGACAATTATTTATACAAGTCACTACATGGAAGAAGTTGAGTTTCTTTGTAAACGAATTGCGATCATCGATCATGGTCAGTTAATCGCAAGTGGTTCAAAAATAGATCTTTGTAATCGTTTAGCTGGCGGAACTGTTCTCCATGTACAAGTTGATCAAGTAAATCCAGTATTTATTAATCAACTAAAGTCCATAGATGGCGTTGAAAATATTACCATAAACACAGATACAAGTATTGATATTTTTATACAAAATAATGAAAATCTGTTATCGGATATTGTTTTGCATTCCATACATTCAAATGTGAAGATTTCACAACTACAATTTCAAGAGGCAAACTTAGAATCTTTATTTCTAAAATTAACTGGACGCACATTACGAGATTAA
- a CDS encoding response regulator: MINIMIVDDQPLVREGLGSLLNLREEINVIGTASDGEEALEKALDLLPDLILMDIRMPKVNGVEGTRLIRENIPFTKVLMLTTFSDSKYIFEALEEGASGYLLKDMPTDTIVQAIKTVYHGGVVLPKDFTSHVLTELRKTKGIDEGSFTKELPSSIDELTSREIEVLKLLGNGLNNREIADTLFITEGTVKNHVSNIIQKLEIRDRTQAAIYAVRYGITTF, encoded by the coding sequence ATGATAAACATTATGATTGTGGATGACCAGCCATTAGTAAGAGAGGGATTAGGATCCTTACTTAATTTACGAGAGGAAATAAATGTTATTGGAACGGCTAGTGACGGTGAAGAAGCATTAGAAAAGGCGTTAGACCTCCTGCCCGATTTAATTTTAATGGATATAAGAATGCCAAAAGTAAACGGTGTTGAGGGAACTAGATTGATTAGAGAAAACATCCCATTTACTAAAGTATTAATGTTAACAACCTTTAGCGATAGTAAATACATATTTGAGGCATTAGAAGAGGGTGCCAGTGGGTATTTATTAAAGGATATGCCTACAGACACAATAGTTCAGGCGATTAAGACAGTTTATCATGGTGGTGTTGTTTTACCGAAAGATTTCACGTCTCACGTTTTAACTGAACTACGAAAAACGAAGGGTATTGATGAAGGAAGCTTCACAAAGGAACTTCCAAGTTCTATAGATGAATTAACGAGCCGAGAAATTGAAGTGCTAAAATTACTTGGTAATGGATTAAATAATAGGGAGATAGCTGATACACTGTTTATCACAGAAGGAACGGTAAAAAACCATGTTTCAAATATTATCCAAAAACTTGAAATACGTGATCGAACACAAGCGGCTATTTATGCAGTCCGCTATGGAATAACTACTTTTTGA
- a CDS encoding sensor histidine kinase — MKNLSFVLLSSTRVIMFLLLSSFHFQLNSEHDFWKLLYTIGAMVLFVGSHFIQFLTKNPRIKLICVSIDFLLSAGFGALFPKDSGLLYLIFFGVISTTVFLVFENKTILRIFLLALVVSWMAISYEKYVVNGEFSLSNNLLSIMYVVYGAVVGSLIRNLLRARETISNQFEQLNDSHEALRIAHDHLNDYSKQVEELTVIRERNQIAREIHDTVGHKMTALLVQLQLAKEVVTIQPERSKDILQTCEVLTRESLNEIRLSVRTLKEEDNLKVSFLHVLREMLHDFSNLSGLEAQLTINGDPSLVPPSLQPTIKRIVQESLTNAKRHGLATQCHVSINILNQGIELEIEDNGQGAQNIVPGFGLINMKERIMEHGGTILFKSNEEKGFSVFVQFPLKILKWGSVGVIE; from the coding sequence TTGAAAAATTTATCTTTTGTTTTACTTTCCTCAACTAGAGTTATCATGTTTTTATTACTTAGTAGTTTTCATTTTCAATTGAATTCAGAGCATGATTTCTGGAAATTGCTTTACACAATCGGAGCAATGGTTCTTTTTGTTGGAAGTCATTTTATTCAATTTTTAACTAAAAATCCTCGTATAAAATTAATATGCGTATCTATTGATTTTCTTTTAAGTGCGGGTTTTGGCGCATTATTTCCAAAGGATAGTGGACTATTATATTTAATTTTTTTTGGGGTAATTTCAACAACGGTTTTTCTAGTTTTTGAAAATAAAACTATCCTACGAATATTTTTATTAGCCTTAGTTGTGTCATGGATGGCAATTAGTTATGAAAAATATGTTGTTAATGGAGAGTTTTCACTATCTAATAATCTATTAAGTATCATGTATGTTGTTTATGGTGCAGTTGTTGGCAGTCTTATTCGCAACTTATTGAGGGCAAGAGAAACCATTTCGAATCAATTTGAACAATTAAATGATTCCCATGAAGCATTACGTATAGCACATGACCACCTAAATGATTACTCAAAACAGGTAGAGGAATTAACAGTTATTCGAGAACGAAATCAAATTGCTCGTGAAATACATGATACTGTTGGTCATAAAATGACTGCGTTATTAGTACAATTACAATTGGCAAAAGAGGTAGTCACCATTCAACCGGAAAGAAGTAAAGATATTCTTCAAACATGCGAAGTATTAACACGTGAGTCATTAAATGAAATTAGGCTATCTGTGCGCACATTAAAAGAAGAAGATAATTTAAAAGTATCTTTTCTTCATGTATTAAGGGAAATGCTCCATGACTTTTCCAATCTATCGGGATTAGAAGCACAATTAACGATTAATGGAGATCCTTCATTAGTTCCTCCTTCATTGCAACCAACAATTAAAAGAATCGTTCAGGAGTCTCTGACAAACGCAAAAAGACATGGTCTTGCTACTCAATGTCATGTATCGATAAATATATTAAATCAGGGAATTGAACTTGAAATCGAAGATAATGGGCAAGGGGCACAAAACATTGTCCCTGGATTTGGCTTAATCAATATGAAAGAAAGAATCATGGAACATGGTGGAACCATACTTTTCAAAAGCAACGAGGAGAAGGGATTTTCAGTATTTGTTCAGTTCCCTTTAAAAATATTAAAATGGGGTTCAGTCGGGGTGATAGAATGA
- a CDS encoding YjiH family protein: protein MANPNPRLDGQLHTKSSINGINILKFVIFSAIGIFMFFIPISINGTSSIMLDHIVTYIQKSVPSVIPYYALLVILLGAIYPFYTKTWNKDGISIFFSIFKIIGFIVACLLVFKLEPKWLADPDMGPFLFNKLVISVGLLVPIGSVFLALLVGYGLLEFIGVLMQPVMRPVWKTPGRSAVDAVASFVGSYSIGLLITNRVFKEGKYTVKEAAIIATGFSTVSATFMIVVAKTLGLMDIWNLYFWATLVITFIVTALTVRIWPLRSMSDEYYDGEGKPEELVKGDRFKHAWKEAMDAAQNSPSLGRNIWINLKDGFIMTMSILPSILSVGLLGLVLAEFTPVFDIIGYIFYPITALFHLPDSLLAAKASAVSIAEMFLPALLVTGSAVVTKFVIAVVSVSAIIFFSALIPCIVSTDIPISLPKLLIIWLERVILTLIITIPIAFLLL from the coding sequence ATGGCAAATCCAAATCCACGTTTAGATGGTCAACTTCACACAAAATCATCGATAAACGGAATTAATATTCTTAAGTTTGTCATTTTCAGTGCAATTGGAATCTTTATGTTTTTTATTCCGATTTCAATTAATGGTACATCTTCAATCATGCTCGACCATATCGTAACATATATTCAAAAATCAGTTCCAAGTGTGATACCTTATTATGCATTACTAGTTATTTTATTGGGAGCTATCTATCCATTTTATACTAAAACATGGAATAAGGATGGTATCTCAATATTTTTCTCAATATTTAAAATAATAGGTTTTATTGTTGCTTGCTTACTTGTTTTTAAATTGGAACCTAAATGGCTTGCAGATCCAGATATGGGCCCTTTTTTGTTTAATAAACTAGTTATATCAGTAGGTTTACTCGTTCCGATTGGATCAGTGTTTCTTGCTCTCTTAGTTGGCTATGGGTTATTAGAGTTTATTGGGGTGCTTATGCAGCCTGTTATGCGACCAGTTTGGAAAACACCGGGTAGATCCGCTGTGGATGCAGTCGCTTCTTTCGTTGGCAGTTATTCTATCGGTTTATTAATAACAAATCGTGTGTTTAAAGAAGGAAAGTATACAGTGAAAGAAGCGGCAATTATTGCTACCGGTTTTTCTACCGTATCTGCGACCTTTATGATTGTTGTAGCGAAAACCCTTGGTTTAATGGATATATGGAACCTCTATTTTTGGGCAACACTTGTAATCACCTTTATCGTTACGGCCTTAACAGTAAGAATATGGCCGCTTCGCTCCATGAGTGATGAATATTATGACGGGGAAGGAAAACCTGAAGAGCTTGTCAAAGGCGATCGTTTTAAACATGCGTGGAAAGAAGCGATGGATGCTGCACAAAATTCTCCTAGTTTAGGTAGGAATATTTGGATAAATTTAAAAGACGGATTTATAATGACGATGTCTATCCTGCCGTCCATTCTTTCAGTAGGATTATTAGGTTTGGTCTTAGCTGAATTCACTCCGGTCTTTGATATTATTGGTTACATCTTTTATCCAATTACTGCGTTATTTCATCTTCCAGATTCATTGTTAGCAGCTAAAGCAAGTGCTGTTTCAATAGCTGAAATGTTTTTACCAGCATTATTAGTTACCGGAAGTGCCGTTGTAACAAAGTTTGTCATTGCAGTCGTATCGGTATCCGCTATTATTTTCTTCTCAGCTTTAATACCATGTATCGTTTCAACAGACATACCAATCTCATTGCCTAAATTACTTATCATTTGGCTTGAACGGGTAATTTTAACGTTAATCATTACGATACCCATCGCTTTTTTACTTCTTTAA
- a CDS encoding agmatinase family protein → MLNNINQLPIDSPSFSWKKVTPGKDVKVNEWIQSIHHLDKDDEQNDWDIALMGVPLSRSSISASGASEFPEWFRRSWKGFNTYNLDEELDLRDLKVIDIGDVQMHYTDILLSHQNIKDAFHGVTKELTNTFPVTIGGDHSITAMLVKGLKETYPDEEIGILQLDTHFDLRDLKDHGPTNGTPIRNLIESGTIKGENIYNIGLHGFFNAPSLVECAKEYGVNYITLNKARKNGITQTVNETLFTLAEKVDRIYLTVDMDVLDIAYAPGVPASTPGGMRTDELFDAVFTAGLHPKVGAMDIVCLDPTRDGAVQPTVKAGTHVFLSFLSGFYKRMK, encoded by the coding sequence ATGCTGAATAATATCAACCAGTTACCAATAGATAGCCCTTCATTTTCCTGGAAGAAAGTTACTCCGGGAAAGGATGTTAAAGTAAATGAATGGATACAATCTATTCATCATCTTGATAAAGATGATGAACAAAACGATTGGGATATCGCACTTATGGGTGTTCCATTATCGCGATCTTCAATTAGTGCATCAGGCGCATCAGAATTTCCTGAATGGTTTAGACGATCATGGAAAGGATTCAATACCTATAATTTGGATGAAGAATTGGATTTACGAGATTTAAAAGTCATCGATATTGGTGATGTGCAAATGCATTATACCGATATTCTATTAAGCCATCAAAATATTAAAGATGCTTTTCATGGTGTTACGAAGGAACTCACGAACACCTTTCCAGTAACAATCGGTGGGGATCATTCAATCACAGCTATGCTTGTAAAAGGATTGAAAGAAACGTATCCGGATGAAGAGATAGGGATACTCCAATTGGATACTCATTTTGATCTTCGTGATTTAAAGGATCACGGACCGACAAATGGCACACCTATCCGAAATTTGATAGAGAGTGGAACCATTAAAGGGGAAAATATTTATAATATCGGTTTGCATGGATTTTTTAACGCACCTTCTTTAGTAGAATGTGCCAAAGAATATGGTGTGAATTATATTACATTAAATAAAGCGAGGAAAAATGGAATCACGCAAACTGTTAATGAAACACTTTTCACTTTGGCTGAAAAAGTGGATCGAATCTATTTGACAGTAGATATGGATGTACTAGATATTGCTTACGCACCTGGTGTTCCAGCTTCAACACCGGGAGGCATGAGAACGGATGAATTATTTGATGCTGTCTTCACAGCGGGGCTCCACCCTAAGGTAGGAGCAATGGACATCGTTTGTCTTGATCCTACACGTGATGGAGCTGTTCAGCCTACTGTAAAGGCGGGAACACATGTGTTTCTTTCATTTTTATCAGGATTTTATAAAAGAATGAAATAA
- the hutI gene encoding imidazolonepropionase, whose protein sequence is MNKLNYYQGGTKLSEKPIFIHHANELITVAGGSDKPFKREEMNNLHIVKDGALWIENGQIMAVGTTEEIQSRYSDRLNESIIVDATGKIVLPGLIDPHTHLVYAGSRENEFNMRLNGATYMEIMNNGGGIHATTTRTRAASYEELLSESKTRLDSFLKHGVTTVEAKSGYGLDWKTEKKQLEVAKQLNEEHVIDIVRTFMGAHAVPANFKENPDEFVRIVIEEMLPQVAKENLAEFNDVFCERGVFTPEQSKKILEAGKEYGLIPKIHADEIEPYEGAELAADVGAISAEHLLRASDTGIKKMAEKEVIGVLLPGTAFFLMADSARGRKMIDEGVPVALSTDCNPGSSPTTSLPFIMNLACMKMGMTPAEAITACTINAAHAINRSNEIGSLEIGKKADIVMMNVPNYMQLQYHYGMNHTDMVIKNGKIVVESGQLC, encoded by the coding sequence ATGAATAAGCTAAATTATTATCAAGGAGGGACTAAATTGTCAGAGAAACCAATTTTTATACACCATGCAAATGAATTGATTACGGTTGCAGGTGGATCGGATAAACCATTTAAAAGAGAAGAGATGAATAATCTTCATATTGTTAAAGATGGCGCACTTTGGATAGAGAATGGACAGATTATGGCTGTTGGAACAACTGAAGAAATACAAAGCAGATATAGCGATCGGTTGAATGAATCAATTATTGTAGATGCGACCGGAAAAATCGTATTACCAGGTTTGATTGATCCACATACACATCTTGTCTACGCAGGAAGTCGTGAAAACGAGTTTAATATGCGATTAAATGGTGCGACCTATATGGAAATCATGAATAATGGCGGTGGAATTCACGCTACGACGACAAGGACGCGTGCCGCTTCCTATGAAGAACTGCTTTCAGAAAGTAAAACAAGACTAGATTCATTTTTAAAACATGGAGTAACGACCGTTGAAGCAAAAAGTGGGTATGGTTTAGATTGGAAAACGGAAAAGAAACAATTAGAAGTGGCGAAGCAACTGAATGAAGAACATGTAATTGATATTGTTCGTACCTTTATGGGCGCCCATGCTGTTCCTGCAAATTTCAAAGAAAATCCGGATGAATTTGTAAGAATCGTAATTGAAGAAATGCTTCCTCAAGTAGCAAAAGAAAATTTGGCTGAATTTAATGACGTCTTTTGTGAAAGGGGAGTTTTTACACCTGAACAAAGCAAGAAAATCCTTGAAGCTGGAAAGGAATATGGTCTAATTCCTAAAATACATGCGGACGAGATTGAACCATATGAGGGAGCCGAGTTAGCGGCAGACGTTGGGGCCATTTCCGCAGAGCATTTATTAAGAGCTTCAGATACTGGAATAAAAAAGATGGCCGAAAAAGAAGTAATTGGGGTACTTTTACCTGGGACTGCATTCTTTTTAATGGCAGATTCAGCGAGAGGAAGAAAGATGATTGACGAAGGTGTACCAGTTGCACTTTCTACGGATTGTAATCCTGGCTCATCACCGACAACCTCACTTCCATTTATTATGAATCTAGCATGTATGAAAATGGGGATGACACCGGCCGAGGCAATCACAGCTTGTACGATAAATGCGGCACATGCGATTAATCGCAGCAATGAAATAGGAAGTCTTGAAATAGGCAAAAAAGCTGATATCGTCATGATGAATGTGCCAAATTATATGCAACTTCAGTATCATTATGGAATGAACCATACGGATATGGTTATCAAAAATGGAAAAATTGTAGTTGAGAGTGGTCAATTATGCTGA
- the hutU gene encoding urocanate hydratase, with translation MKTDTKREIHQYKGSELHAKGWVQEAALRMLMNNLDKDVAERPEDLVVYGGIGKAARNWDCYDAIVKTLHELESDETLLVQSGKPVAVFKTHTDAPRVLIANSNLVPAWANWDTFHELDKKGLMMYGQMTAGSWIYIGSQGIVQGTYETFAELGKQHFGESLKQTITVTAGLGGMGGAQPLAVTMAEGVCIAIEVDETRIDRRIETRYLDVKTKSLEEAIRLAKEAKAECKALSIGLLGNAAEVLPQMIELGFIPDVLTDQTSAHDPLNGYIPIGYSLKDAEQLRNENPEEYVKKSKTSMAEHVKAMLVMQEKGAITFDYGNNIRQVAKDEGVEDAFNFPGFVPAYIRPQFCEGKGPFRWVALSGDPEDIYKTDEVILREFSDNKHLCNWIKMAREKIQFQGLPSRICWLGYGERAKFGKIINDMVASGELKAPIVIGRDHLDSGSVASPNRETEGMKDGSDAVADWPILNAMINAVGGASWVSVHHGGGVGMGYSLHAGMVIVADGTKEAEKRLERVLTTDPGMGVVRHVDAGYDLAIKTAKEKGINIPMLQSSDE, from the coding sequence ATGAAAACGGATACAAAGCGAGAGATTCATCAATACAAAGGTTCTGAATTACATGCTAAAGGCTGGGTACAGGAAGCAGCGCTTCGAATGTTAATGAACAATTTAGACAAGGATGTAGCGGAAAGACCTGAAGATCTTGTTGTTTACGGAGGAATCGGCAAAGCTGCACGAAACTGGGACTGTTATGATGCCATTGTAAAAACATTACATGAATTAGAATCTGATGAAACATTACTTGTACAATCCGGGAAACCTGTTGCAGTATTCAAGACCCACACGGATGCCCCACGGGTTCTAATTGCTAACTCTAATTTAGTACCTGCTTGGGCAAACTGGGATACGTTTCATGAGTTAGATAAAAAAGGTTTAATGATGTATGGTCAGATGACGGCAGGAAGCTGGATTTATATTGGCAGCCAAGGGATTGTTCAAGGAACATATGAAACGTTTGCTGAATTAGGTAAGCAGCATTTCGGAGAGTCACTGAAACAAACAATTACAGTTACAGCTGGCCTTGGAGGAATGGGTGGTGCACAACCGCTTGCTGTTACAATGGCAGAAGGAGTTTGTATTGCAATCGAAGTTGATGAAACAAGAATTGACCGCCGCATTGAAACTCGCTACTTAGATGTGAAGACAAAATCTTTAGAAGAAGCTATTCGATTAGCAAAAGAAGCAAAAGCAGAATGCAAGGCTTTATCCATTGGATTACTAGGCAATGCTGCTGAAGTTTTGCCTCAAATGATTGAGCTAGGATTTATTCCAGATGTTCTAACTGATCAAACATCTGCGCATGATCCATTAAATGGATATATTCCAATTGGGTATAGTTTAAAGGATGCAGAGCAATTGCGTAATGAAAATCCTGAGGAATATGTAAAAAAATCAAAAACTAGTATGGCGGAACATGTTAAAGCGATGCTAGTTATGCAAGAAAAAGGGGCAATCACTTTTGATTATGGTAACAATATTCGCCAAGTAGCGAAGGATGAAGGTGTAGAGGATGCCTTTAATTTCCCTGGATTCGTACCAGCGTATATTCGCCCGCAGTTTTGTGAAGGAAAAGGTCCATTCCGTTGGGTAGCATTATCAGGGGATCCTGAGGATATTTATAAAACAGATGAAGTCATTTTACGCGAATTTAGTGACAATAAGCATTTATGCAACTGGATTAAAATGGCACGTGAAAAAATTCAATTTCAAGGACTGCCATCACGTATTTGCTGGCTTGGCTATGGTGAACGAGCGAAATTCGGAAAAATCATTAATGACATGGTTGCAAGTGGTGAGTTAAAGGCCCCAATCGTTATCGGGCGTGATCATTTAGATTCAGGCTCTGTCGCATCTCCTAATCGTGAAACAGAAGGAATGAAAGACGGCAGTGATGCGGTAGCAGATTGGCCAATTTTAAATGCGATGATTAATGCGGTAGGCGGGGCAAGCTGGGTATCCGTTCATCATGGTGGTGGTGTTGGAATGGGCTATTCCTTGCATGCTGGAATGGTGATTGTTGCAGATGGAACGAAAGAAGCTGAAAAGCGACTAGAGCGCGTATTAACGACCGATCCTGGAATGGGTGTTGTGCGACATGTTGACGCAGGCTATGATTTAGCCATCAAAACCGCAAAGGAAAAAGGTATCAATATTCCAATGCTTCAATCATCGGATGAATAA
- a CDS encoding DUF485 domain-containing protein, whose amino-acid sequence MEKRIDYEKIAESSGFKHLMSSKKKFIVPLTIFFLVFYFALPILTSYTTVLNNNAFGDISWAWVFAFAQFIMTWVLCIVYVKKASFFDKLANRIIEENFEKGEKGA is encoded by the coding sequence ATGGAAAAACGAATTGATTATGAAAAAATTGCAGAAAGTAGTGGGTTTAAACATTTAATGTCCTCCAAGAAAAAATTCATCGTGCCACTTACCATCTTCTTTTTAGTGTTCTATTTTGCTTTACCTATATTAACGTCCTACACTACAGTCCTCAACAACAATGCATTCGGAGATATTTCTTGGGCATGGGTTTTTGCTTTTGCACAATTTATCATGACTTGGGTCCTTTGTATCGTTTATGTAAAAAAAGCGTCATTTTTTGATAAGTTAGCAAACAGAATTATAGAAGAAAACTTTGAAAAAGGAGAAAAAGGTGCATGA